In Perca fluviatilis chromosome 18, GENO_Pfluv_1.0, whole genome shotgun sequence, one genomic interval encodes:
- the si:dkey-261l7.2 gene encoding si:dkey-261l7.2 codes for MPQLTATAVLQLVLLLSAVPAQYFISRWSGSTAAQRYHASTRLLRIWKDWRTSHLNFTTWIDWADQQMSKVKSLFDFGQEVPQESLAIEAMIFDNDQEFFGASKKVRSPRPPYVFLRVGEVVMERKGHMVGVVVSWDSELRAPPQWVDRMYSSSEGPKAEKTPHYKVLFNGPGPSSVFVGYLPQTQLDRITGMRPDIPTLENYFTHFDGERFVMQPWLRELFPEDGNEDA; via the exons ATGCCTCAGCTCACGGCCACGGCGGTGCTGCAGCTCGTGCTGCTGCTCTCCGCCGTGCCCGCGCAGTACTTCATCTCCCGCTGGAGCGGCTCCACGGCGGCGCAGCGCTACCACGCGAGCACACG GTTGCTTAGAATTTGGAAAGATTGGAGAACATCTCACCTCAACTTCACTACATGGATAGACTGGGCAGACCAGCAGATGTCCAAAGTCAA GTCTTTGTTTGACTTCGGACAGGAAGTGCCACAAGAGTCGCTTGCCATAGAGGCCATGATTTTTGACAACGACCAGGAATTCTTTGGAG CATCCAAGAAAGTGCGCAGCCCTCGTCCTCCGTACGTGTTTCTGCGGGTTGGAGAGGTGGTGATGGAGAGGAAGGGCCAtatggttggggtggtggtgaGCTGGGACTCTGAGCTGCGAGCCCCTCCACAGTGGGTCGACAGAATGTATTCCAGCTCTGAG gGTCCCAAAGCAGAGAAGACTCCTCATTATAAAGTACTGTTCAACGGGCCTGGACCCTCCTCTGTGTTCGTTGGATACTTGCCTCAGACACAACTGGACCGCATCACTGGGATGAGG CCGGACATTCCCACCTTGGAGAACTACTTCACGCATTTTGACGGGGAGCGGTTCGTCATGCAGCCCTGGCTTAGAGAGCTCTTCCCTGAGGATGGGAATGAGGACGCCTGA
- the irak1bp1 gene encoding interleukin-1 receptor-associated kinase 1-binding protein 1 homolog: MNHDGQSRVFAAILPAAGREFPGNEREQGLEVRAVHRQSPSNRAREVQVTGTAEVCCPADRVSVRVSVGNSKESVNDVTNSVSRRLEYILQAVRQHGVSDKDTSVRRFLHREAEQYHLEAEVVVTFSDFDKMERVCSVLLEKLDQSVCVGTPEFYHSAESLSLMRRRACVSAVENAQQKACEVSELLGQTLGSPLLVREEETKEWRSEDEEDGGRCQGAASLPHLPRRPTITASSRVSVSFGLRDKSRKKL, encoded by the exons ATGAATCATGATGGACAGAGTCGAGTCTTCGCTGCGATACTACCGGCTGCTGGTCGGGAATTCCCCGGTAATGAAAGAGAGCAGGGACTCGAAGTGCGAGCGGTTCATCGTCAAAGTCCCAGTAACCGGGCACGGGAGGTCCAGGTCACGGGGACAGCGGAGGTTTGCTGCCCGGCGGACCGAGTGTCGGTGCGGGTCAGCGTGGGCAACAGCAAAGAGTCCGTCAACGATGTGACCAACAGCGTTTCACGGCGActtgaatacattttacaagCTGTCAG ACAACATGGTGTCAGTGACAAAGACACCTCAGTGAGAAGGTTTCTCCACCGAGAGGCAGAGCAGTATCATTTGGAAGCAGAG GTCGTGGTCACTTTCTCAGATTTTGATAAGATGGAGCGAGTATGTAGTGTCCTGCTGGAAAAGCTGGACCAGAGTGTCTGTGTGGGAACACCAGAGTTCTACCACAGTGCTGAAAGCCTGAGTCTAATGAG gcggcgtgcgtgtgtgtcagcaGTTGAAAATGCTCAGCAGAAGGCCTGCGAAGTCAGTGAGCTCCTGGGGCAAACTCTGGGTTCCCCCCTTCTGgtcagagaggaggagacaaaAGAGTGGAGAAGTGAGGATGAGGAGGATGGAGGCAGATGCCAGGGTGCTGCATCCCTTCCTCACCTTCCCCGTAGACCCACAATCACCGCCTCCTCGCGGGTGTCCGTCTCCTTCGGCCTCAGAGacaaaagcaggaaaaaacTCTAA